AAGAACAGATCAAGACAATTTTGAAAGAAACTACGAAAACAACGGGTGGAAAAGACAGCTTTTTAGGGTTTGAAACAAGTGGTGTCATGATTTATGGTACCAATACTACGCCTAAAGTTGATCCTCGAAAACGTCCATGGTATACCCTTGCTATGGCAACGCAAAAAGTGAGTGTAACCGATATTTATATAGGTTCGGCGGAACCTATCAATCTAATTGCAGTAACAGCACCGATTGTCAAAAATGGGAAAATTATTGGTGCAGTTGCGACCATGTTTGACTTAAGCCGTGTTGTCAAAGCGGTGAGTGATGTTAAAATAAACGGTGGCTATGGAATGCTTTTGGATACTAAAAAGACCATTATTGCCCATCCCAAAGCCGATCGCTTGGGCAAAGAATCAAATCTCAAACCTTATCTTACCGGTCAACCAGAAGGTTTGATTGAATATACACAAGATGGAGAAAATAAACTTTTTGCCTTTAAAGCTTCTGAAGAGACCAACTGGATTCCAGGCATCGCATTTGATAAAGAGACCGCGTATGCCTTTCTTAATAGCCAAATTAAAGAGCTTTTTGTCATGGGTCTGATTATGCTTGTTCTCTCTATTGCGATTATGGCATATCTAATTAAAATGCTTCTTCAACCACTTGAACGACTCAATAATGTGGTCAAAGACCTCTCCAGTTCAGAAGGCGATCTCAGACAAAGGCTTGAAGCTAACAGCCACGATGAGTTTGGGCAAGTGTCAGGCAACATTAATCGTTTTATTGAAAAACTACACGATATTGTGAAAAAATCCAAAGAGATTAGCAATGAAAATGCTTCCATCTCTGAAGAGCTTTCTCGTACAGCCTCTGAAGTGGTACGCAATGTGGATGCCGAAGCAAAAATCGTCAGCAAAACCAAAGAGAGCGGCATTGCCCTTACCAACGCCATTGAAGCATCGGTTCAAAAAGCAACCACCTCACAAGAAGCACTGCGTAAAACACAACAAGATATCAACACTGTTAAAAATCAAGCCGAGCATTTAGAGCGCACGATGCAAGAAACAGCGGTTAAAGAGCAAAGCTTGGCAGATAGGCTCAATACGGTTAGTCACAATGCCAATGAGGTCAAAGAGGTGCTCAGCATCATCCGCGATATTGCCGATCAGACCAATCTTCTTGCACTCAACGCGGCGATTGAAGCGGCACGTGCAGGTGAACATGGACGTGGTTTTGCTGTCGTTGCCGATGAAGTACGAAAACTCGCCGAACGTACCCAAAAAAGTTTGGTGGAGATTGATGCAACGATCAACGTCGTGGTGCAA
Above is a genomic segment from Sulfurospirillum halorespirans DSM 13726 containing:
- a CDS encoding methyl-accepting chemotaxis protein, whose translation is MQFKTKVTLIIALLICISLSAFGVVSYIDTKKNSITQVEANLKMASSSLTDYIDLWILGQKNILSSSARMLSDMEEMSEEQIKTILKETTKTTGGKDSFLGFETSGVMIYGTNTTPKVDPRKRPWYTLAMATQKVSVTDIYIGSAEPINLIAVTAPIVKNGKIIGAVATMFDLSRVVKAVSDVKINGGYGMLLDTKKTIIAHPKADRLGKESNLKPYLTGQPEGLIEYTQDGENKLFAFKASEETNWIPGIAFDKETAYAFLNSQIKELFVMGLIMLVLSIAIMAYLIKMLLQPLERLNNVVKDLSSSEGDLRQRLEANSHDEFGQVSGNINRFIEKLHDIVKKSKEISNENASISEELSRTASEVVRNVDAEAKIVSKTKESGIALTNAIEASVQKATTSQEALRKTQQDINTVKNQAEHLERTMQETAVKEQSLADRLNTVSHNANEVKEVLSIIRDIADQTNLLALNAAIEAARAGEHGRGFAVVADEVRKLAERTQKSLVEIDATINVVVQSIMDANTDIAHNATEVNALAAISMELQNGMNTIDTTVQKTIEDAHATVDNFVHTAAQIKGMVEEIEKINVISKENVTSIDNVSQASEHLHTMTENLNNELGKFKS